TCCTCctaggggtccttagcactgcgaTGGTAAGCCTGGCTgtaagcctggcttctagctgagcagtgctccccctatgggagcacgctgaccaccagggggcagctcctgcattgagcgtctgccccctggtggtcagtgttcgtCATAGTGACCGTTGGtgccactgtttggtcgatttgcaaaTTAACCTTTTATAGGattgttaatttcttactggGTCTAATTTATGTTAGATTTTATCattggtatgtatgtatagggaaAAACACCATAGAGGAAACTACCCCAGTTTCAAGCATTCCCAGTGGATAAGGGGGAATACAGTATCTGTACCTGCACTATAGGATATGGTAGGctctagtcacatgtggctcttgagcacttgaaatgttcCTACTCCAAATTAAGATGTGCTATCACTGTAAAATAAACCAGATTTCAAAGACATAATACAAACAAAAAGCACAGTAAAATATCACACTAATACTACATCCTATATTGATAACATGTTAAAGTATATTggtttcattaaaattaattttatctctttctttttaacatggtgactagaatttttaaaattacatatgtggcttatGCTATATTTCTTTTGGGCAGCACAGTTTCTTAAGATTCTTATGAAGTGTTCTCTACCTTGATTATGAGGACTTTTTAAAGCAATAAGTGCTTTGCTTTTATCCATCTTGCCATAATCAAAACTGACTCAGGATCTAAattaaaggctttaaaaaaaacaacaactcatctCTTAACTTCCTGTTCCAATTCATCTTGGTGAAATTGTGGTCTTTCCCCCGCTAGTGACCCATAGCAATCCATCTTCAAAAAGAGACTGAACACGCATTTCTCAGTTATCCAGTTCTGTCATCAGTCACATGAGGAAACAGTTAAATCACATGCTGATGTGAAATCACGTGTCTCTTTAGCAATTCATTGTGCAGATGGTAAAATTATCGTGACCTTCCTGCCCTAGGCTTCATTGTATCCCACTAGAGTTAAATGGAAGCTTATGTTGCAGTTGAATTCCTAGAAACCCTGAAGAAGAGGGTTTGTAAGGGGAAACGCTCATATCTAGATGGGAAATGAATTTGGAGACTGCTCAGATCAgataaacacataaataagtaACTAAAACCAGTGAATTTCTGAAGGTCCAGCCGCTTataaggaggagagagggatgttAGCATTTCTtgatgccagaaaaaaaaaataaccataataGTCACTGGAAAGTGTTTAACAATAGCTCTGATTTGTAGAATTgcccaatttccatggtgtagatACTCCCATCATGCCAATTTCATCCTATCGATGGTGACTCCCAAACATTGTTCTAAGCATTTGACATGCATTAACTTCTAAAACCTCACAACAATAATCCTGGGAAGTCCTGTTATCATTCCCATCTtatagatggaaaaactgaggcacagagaagttaagctaCTTGGTACAAGGTATGCCTTAGCGAGGAGTAGAGCTGAGACATGAACCGGAGATCAGCTGGCTTCCATCTGTTTTCCAGTGCCCTAACCACTATGTGCTGAtgcctttacatttttaattattcagaCTGACATTAATGTCCCCTCTTCAGAGGAAAGAAGCATACCTGTGACTTGAATTcttggacaaaaaataaaaattactattaaaagctatttaaaatgtatatctttTCTAGAAGGAGTATAGCATAGAGGGCAAGAGAAGAGTCTTCAGAGGTAGAAGACTTGAGGTCAGATCCTGATTatgccactcactagctgtgtgactttgggcaaatgacttaacttctctgtgtctgtttccttctctgtaaaatggagataatgatacTTGACTCACACAGTGGTCAGGATTAGTTAATACATATAAGGAGCTTAGATCGGTGCCTAGTacctaaaaaaaccccaaatggTAACTGTTATTACCAGAAATTTTATCTTTTGGTGATTCTGCAGGTCATAGTGCATTTGAAAgtgctcagccctagctggtttagctcagtggatagagggtcagcctgtggactgaagggtcccaggttcaattccggtcaagggcacatgcccgggttgcaggctcgaaccccagtagggggcgtgcaggagacagctgatcaatgattctcatcattgatgtttctctctccctcttccttcttctatgaaatcaataaaaaaaaatttgttttaaagtgcTCAAATGTCTAATAAGAAAGACAGCATTAACTGATCATTTTCTCTCTGCTGatcactgtgctaagtgctttactcGCATCATCTTATTAATTTCCCACAAATCACCTGTGGTTTAGGTGCTACTATGCCTATTTTGCAGAAGTGGAAATGGAGGGCCCCCCCCtctccacaccctcacaaagTTAATCGGCTTTGGCAAAGCCACATAATTAGTGAACATGGTTCTTCCAGCTTCCGGCTAGCAGAGGCTCCCTGGCATCAGTGCAGATTCACCAAGTCCTAATGGCAATTCAAGAGGTCCCTTTTATCTTGTAGGTGGGTGTTTGTGTGGGAAAAGGGCTACCAGGAAGTGGACTCTGTGGTCAGCTCAGTTACTACCAAAGCCAAGGGCGTGACTGTAACTAACACTTCTCAACTCGGATTCCGGATCTGGGATGTGGCCGATTATGTGATTCCAGCTCAGGTAAGCTGCCCTTTATGATTCTGTCCAACGAGAAAGCCTCTACTTAGCTCCCTGCTCTTTGCTGACCTTGCACACTTGATTAATGATTGGCATGGCCGGTGCTCTCAGATCCCCAAGGCCCAGACTGCTTGTTTTAGTCCAAGAAATCAATCAGTGCACAGAGATCTCCTTTTGGCTTGCAATCTAAGAGGTAATATTCAGCCGGCTGTGTTTCTTCAGCCCTAACCCACAGCTGGCTTAAACAGGAAACTTTCCATGTGGGCATCTCAGTCTGTCTCAAGCCCCGAAAGGTGAAAAGGCAAATGTTTTAAGTCCGGGGGGGGAAATTCAGATAAAAGAATCACCTTTCCACATTTTGTATTTGCTTTATGGTTGTAAACCCACAAGGGAACCTTTTCAGAAAGCATTAAAAACTTTAACagcgcccagctggtgtggctcagtggttgagtgtcaacctatgaacaaggaggtcacggttcaattcccggtcagggcacatgcccgggttgcagtcttggtccccagcgtggggtgtgcaggaggcagccgatcaatgattctctttcatcatggatgtttctatttctctctccctctcccttcctctccgaaattagtaaaaaatatattttttttaaaaaaacttgaacAACAACCAGAGATGAAAAGCCGAACAGAAGGAAACAGACATCCCCGCATCGGGCTCCATCGGGaataaagggaaaggaagaaagtatTTGACACAGCGTCTTAGTCTCTGGTCTGTGAACCCACAAAGCTCCAAGTTAAATATTGACTCTCTCCAGCCTTGGTAACGGCCATGCACCACACAGCCAAACCCCAACACAGCCCTCCAGATGGCTTATGGGCTAGGGTGACCGGAGTGGTAAATGCAGATAAGCTATCAACACTTGGCTCAGAGCATGGCAAGGACTTCAGAAACTCTTCAAGTGTGttcattcccctccccctgcccccccccttctcaaTGGGGAGGGTCTTACAGGGGATTCACagtggctggagccagctggTCCTGTTGGTGCGCACCTGTCTCAACAGAGACCTCTTTCCTATCAAGTCACGGCCCCGTCCTGGGACTGTCATTCAGCCTGTTTATTGGAACCAAGGAAGATACAGCCCCTGCTTCTGCCCCTCCGTGGAAAGGAACACGCAGCCAGTCGGCCTTCCGTCTGATCTGGGGGCTAAGGGGGTCCACGGGGCTCCTCGTGAGCTTCCACGGCATCCTTGTGCTTCTCCGAAGTTGAAAACAATCAGTTGTTTGCATGGCACTTGCTTGGCTCACTTCCAGACTGAAACTTCCCTAAACTTAGATAAGAGATAGGAACCAAAAAGGAAACCACGTGGAATCGTTCACATCTAACCCAGGAGAGGTGGAGGGGCGGCCTTCTGTCTACACCGAGAGTTTACAGAGGGCACACCTGGGACCCCAACAGGTGCCAGGACAGACTCGGGCTCCTGCCACACCTGTGCCTCCTCCTATGGCTGTTTCCCTGCTTCCAACATGGTTTGTTCTAGGCCTTTCTCTCGAAGATGCCAGCTATTACAGAGCTCCCACCACCTTGTCAGACCTGGGGGTGGAGATGCCTACCGACTCCTGGGTACTTGAATTACTCTGATCCCCCAGATGGCTCCAGCGCCCACTCTGCCCTTCTCCGGGGTATGAGCTGCTGAAAGCTGCCCAGTGAGGGGGAGGCACAGCCAGAATCTGTGGGGTCTTTGCCTTTACTGCTTATAGTAGGAGGTCATTATTAGCAATTCTTCATTCTCATCCCCAACAAACAGCCCTCAAATTTCTTAGAAACTCTAATACATGAATCATTTGGCACCTCCAGGGTTACGAGGAGAAAACAGAACCATCTGAAAGGGAGAAGTGTCTCTGGCTGATCCTGCCTGAGTCTCCTCTGGtgtgatttgtttgttttaattccgGTTAGGAAAGAAAACCAGCCAAATTCGAGACCTTTCCAATGTTTGTTTGGTGGTTTTATTTGTCCCCCGAGATCATCCGGTTGGCAGAGGATGTTTGGGGCCCTTGTTGGCTCTTTTCCCTCACTTAGTCAAGCTTATTAAGGAACCATTTTAGGTTATAGACTTTCTtaaaaattgaggtgaaattcgCATATCACAGTATTAagcatttcaaaatgaaaaattcagtggCATGTTGCACATTCATgatgctgtgcaaccatcacctccaTCTAGCTCCAGACCATTTTCATCACCCTCAAAGGAAACCCCATACTCATTAAGCAGCCACTCTAGTtcacccttcccctcaccccacagcAAGAGCCAGTCTGCTTCCTGTCTCTACCgatttgcctcttctggacatttcatatcaatggGACCCTACAGTATGTAGAATGTAGAATTTAgcatctggcttctctcactcagcatcatgttctcaaggttcatccagtTGTAGCAGGTGTCAGTGCGtccttccttttcatggctgaatagtattccagtTATAGGCATAGACCACCAtttgtgtatccattcatctTGCCGATAGACACTGGGGCTGTTTCCACCTTGGGgtcattgtgaataatgctgctgcgAACATGAGTGCACAAGTATTTGCTAGAGTCCCTGTTTTCCATTCGGCTACAAACTCTCAGAGGAGAGAATGGGGGACCATAAGATCAGTTCTTAAAATTGTCTTCTGCTTGCCATGTGCAAGAAGTGAAAGAtactgtctctgtttttgtttggttggttggtttttatgtattgattttagaggaagagaggaaggcggggtagagagagacagagagagagagaaccatcaatttgttgttgcacttatttatgcgttcattggttgattcttgtgtgtgccctgaccgggtattgAATCCACCACCTTGGTGTATAGGGATGAGGCTCTAAtgaactgagctacccggccagggtggTACTGTCCTGTTAAATGAACGTCTGGCTGTGTGGCTCCTCTGAAGGTGACATGGCAGGGCTCTCCCTTCTGTCCCCGCTGCAGGAGGAAAGCTCCCTCTTCATCATGACCAACATCATTGTCACCATGAACCAGACCCAAGGCTTCTGCCCTGAGGTAGGCAGCTTCTTGGAAAAAGGCTCAGGCCTCATGCCGCCCCCGCCAACCCGGACccgctgtgtgtggggctggccaCGTGGAGCCTGTTTTcactcctccttcttctttcagCTTCCAGATAAGACCAGTGTGTGTAAGTCAGACTCCAACTGTCCTGCTGGCTCTGCCAACACCCACAGCAGTGGTATGAACGTGTGACTGCAACCCCTCAGTAGACACTCAACCCGGGGACGGCAGCCCCCGATCACATCGCCTCCCCTGAGGGGCTCCCCTGATAGAGGAATCTCAGGATGGAGAAATCCTCCACATTCCCAATACCTTCTCATGATCCTGGGGGAGGCTCTCGACAGTCACCTCGGCGCCCAAGAAGCCATCCCAGATCTTGCCCTGTGCTGTGGCTTGGCATCACCCCAGCCCTGCAGTTGGCAAAGCAGAGATGTGGCGAGGACTCAGGCAACCATGTCCCTCCAATTCCAATTTTGGGGCGCTGTATAAACCCCAGAATCGGCACAGCTCAGGACTGATCGCTTAGGGTGCCACGGTAGGGCTGCCACCCTCTACTTCACCGAAGTAGAAAACGGGAGACCACCTGTGGACCTGGGTCCCCCTCATCCCTGTAGGAGTTGCAACAGGAAGATGCGTGCCCTACAACGGGACTCTGAAGACGTGTGAGGTGGCAGCCTGGTGCCCGGTGGAGGATGACTCAAATGTGCCAAAGTGAgtcctggccaaggggagggagcACCGAAACCTTGGTTCTTAGGCCGAAGGGAAGGCGGCAGGGGAGTTAAGTGACACCCGTGAGTGGCTTTGTGCTCTTAGTGTCTGTGTGGAGTCAGGATTCCCTGGGGTGGCGGTTCTCAACCACATGTCAGCAACCATCAGTGGCGAGATGGGTCCCGGCGTTGGTCGCGATAAGAGAGCAGATAACTTATCTCTGTGTTAGGATTCTGTCAGTTGCAAATAACTGCCCAGAAACAGTTCCTGATCCTCATGTTGGGCAGCCGGTAATGTTAATTGCAACTTCTAGTGACATTGTTTGACTTGTCATTGGCCTTGCACCTGTCTCAGGGTTGGgaagactatcctatataataaaagactaatatgcaaatcgacagaatggCGGaccgaccaatcgctatgatgcgcactgaccaccagggggcggacgctcaactcaggagctgccccctggtggtcagtgcgctcccacagggggagcgccactcagccagaagccctgagccaagcttacggctggtgagcgcagcgatGGTGGCCGGAGCCTctttccctgagggctcctggactgcaagagggcgcaggccgggctgagggacacccccccacccgagtgcccaaatttcatgcactgggcctctagttgtttatattttcaaagattcCATCTGGATCTGGGGAGGCCTCCCCCACAGAGGGGTCAGCCTCCAGTGCCAGATTCTCCCGTGGAGATATATCAAAGTGGGGTCCCCTGGGGGACAGATTCCACTCGTCTTGTCAGCCAGGAGCTGATGTGGCACTTGGGAGAAGCTGTGGGCCAGAGGACACCACCCTCTGGGTATTTTTGAGAGGTCAGGATCCAGCCTATAGGTGAACTGACCTTTGCTTTGACTTTTGTAAAACCAGTCTGTTGAGCATCTCCCCGAGGACAGTGAGCCCCGCCATGTCACAGCACAGCCGAGAGAATTCCAGAGAGGCCCCTGGGCACGCCCCTCCTTAGCTGTTCCTCGGCTCTCCAGTTCCTGCTGCCTTGGGCAGGAGGCCCGGCGAGGGAGAAAGCTGAGGGCTTGGCCTATAATCTCCCCACTTGACCTAGTGTTTACACAGCGGAGTAGAAAGTGCTAGAAATGCCCcccgccctttttttttttttttttttttgacaaaatgACATTATAACACACgtgtgtatatgttttaaaagtattacacagggccctagctggtgtggctcagttgtttgggcatcgtTCCGTGCACCAAAAGCTCACGGTTTCActtcttggtcagggcacttaccaaggttgtgagttcaatccccagctggaggcaaccagtggatgtttctctctccctctcccttctctctctcataaataaataaatgctggttagtttttaaaaaatattacatagtgccctagccagtttggctcagtggatacagcagcatcctgcggactgaaggatcccaggttcgattccggtcaagggcacatgcccaggtttcaggctcaatccccagtagggggcgtgcaggagacagctgatcaatgattctctcatcattgatgcttctctctctctctccctctcacttcctctctgaaatcaattaaaaaaatattacatagcTTTGTGagtgtacatatatttatacttaCATTAACAGTGTTACCATTAACCATTTTTTTCAGACCTGCCTTTTTAAAGGCTGCAGAAAACTTCACCCTTTTGATTAAGAACAACATCTGGTATCCCAAATTTAACTTCACCAAGTAAGTGTGGCCGGCTGTGTGCGTTCACCAATGTCTTGGAGAGACTGCTTTTTTGAGATTTTCCTCGCTTCTATTTTCTGCCTCCTCCTGACTTTAGGAGAAACATCCTTCCCAACATCACCACTACCTACCTCAAGTCGTGCATTTACAATGCCGCAACAGATCCGTTCTGCCCCATCTTCCGTCTTGGCCAAATAGTGGAGAATGCAGGGCACAGCTTCCAGGACATGGCCGTCGAGGTAGGCACGGGCCCTGGCTCTGCTGGCACAGTCTCCGCCACCTCTCATTTCAGAACAGGCTCTAAGGAAGGAGCGCTTTGTCTCTGCTCACAACCCACAGGGCGGCATCATGGGGATCCAGATCAAATGGGACTGCAACCTGGACAGAGCTGCCTCCTTCTGCCTGCCCAGGTACTCCTTCCGCCGCCTGGACACTCGGGACCAGGACCACAATGTGTCCCCCGGCTACAATTTCAGGTGGGCATGGGCTTGGGCTGATGGGTGAGCATGTGTGGCGGGTGATGGTGACTGGATcactccccagtgggggcatCCACACCCACCTAAGACCAGCACTCAGGCAGCGCTATGGGCAGGTGGGAGCCGTGTGCCAGGAGAATGCTCCGAGAGAGGCCGTGCGCCTGTGGCATCCTGGCTAGTGAGAGAGCCCTCCTTGCCTGTCCTTTCTTGTCTCAAGAAACATATTGAGCctgattggtgtggctcagtggttgagcattgacctatgaaccgggaggtcatggttcaattcccggtcaggttgtgggctt
This region of Eptesicus fuscus isolate TK198812 chromosome 23, DD_ASM_mEF_20220401, whole genome shotgun sequence genomic DNA includes:
- the P2RX4 gene encoding P2X purinoceptor 4 → MAGCCSVLGAFLFEYDTPRIVLIRSRKVGLMNRAVQLLILAYVIGWVFVWEKGYQEVDSVVSSVTTKAKGVTVTNTSQLGFRIWDVADYVIPAQEESSLFIMTNIIVTMNQTQGFCPELPDKTSVCKSDSNCPAGSANTHSSGVATGRCVPYNGTLKTCEVAAWCPVEDDSNVPKPAFLKAAENFTLLIKNNIWYPKFNFTKRNILPNITTTYLKSCIYNAATDPFCPIFRLGQIVENAGHSFQDMAVEGGIMGIQIKWDCNLDRAASFCLPRYSFRRLDTRDQDHNVSPGYNFRFAKYYNDLTGTEHRTLIKAYGIRFDIIVFGKAGKFDIIPTMINIGSGLALLGVATVLCDVIVLYCMKKRYYYREKKYKYVEDYEQGINNEMDQ